From the Bacteroidia bacterium genome, one window contains:
- the fusA gene encoding elongation factor G (EF-G; promotes GTP-dependent translocation of the ribosome during translation; many organisms have multiple copies of this gene), translating into VAYKEALFGKFSHREVYKKQTGGRGKFADIVFEIGPADAGQPNGLQFVNEVVGGNIPREFIPSVEKGFKASMVNGPLAGYPIDSMKVTLKDGSYHAVDSDSLSFEVCAKIGFREAAKNAKPMLLEPIMKVEVVTPDENMGDVIGDLNKRRGQLEGMDSRGGAQVVKAKVPLSEMFGYVTSLRTITSGRASSTMEFSHYAEAPKNVSDEVIAKVKGKTQQEA; encoded by the coding sequence GTAGCTTATAAAGAAGCCTTGTTTGGTAAATTTAGTCATCGTGAGGTTTATAAAAAACAAACCGGTGGTCGTGGTAAATTTGCCGATATCGTTTTCGAAATTGGTCCTGCAGATGCCGGTCAACCAAATGGTCTTCAATTTGTGAATGAAGTAGTTGGTGGTAATATTCCTCGTGAGTTTATTCCTTCTGTTGAGAAAGGTTTCAAAGCATCCATGGTAAACGGTCCTTTGGCTGGTTATCCTATTGATTCAATGAAAGTTACACTTAAAGATGGATCTTACCACGCAGTTGACTCTGATTCATTGTCTTTCGAAGTTTGTGCTAAAATCGGTTTCCGTGAAGCAGCTAAGAATGCAAAACCGATGTTACTAGAGCCAATCATGAAGGTTGAAGTAGTAACACCGGATGAGAATATGGGTGATGTAATCGGAGACTTAAACAAACGTCGTGGACAATTGGAAGGAATGGATAGTCGTGGAGGAGCTCAGGTTGTTAAAGCTAAAGTTCCACTTAGTGAGATGTTTGGTTATGTAACTTCCTTGCGTACCATCACTTCCGGTAGGGCCTCCTCAACCATGGAATTCAGTCACTATGCTGAAGCACCTAAGAATGTCTCAGATGAGGTAATTGCAAAAGTAAAAGGTAAAACACAACAAGAAGCTTAA
- the rpsJ gene encoding 30S ribosomal protein S10, which translates to MSQKIRIKLKSYDFNLVDKSADKIVKTVKSTGAVVSGPIPLPTHKKIFTVLRSPHVNKKAREQFQLCSYKRLLDIYSSTSKTVDALMKLELPSGVEVEIKV; encoded by the coding sequence ATGAGTCAAAAAATTAGGATCAAATTGAAATCTTACGATTTTAATCTAGTTGATAAATCAGCTGATAAAATCGTTAAAACCGTGAAATCAACCGGTGCAGTTGTTAGTGGACCAATTCCATTACCAACACATAAGAAAATCTTCACCGTATTGCGTTCACCACACGTTAACAAAAAAGCAAGAGAGCAATTTCAACTTTGTTCTTACAAAAGATTGTTGGATATCTATAGTTCAACCTCCAAAACGGTTGATGCCCTAATGAAACTTGAGTTACCAAGTGGGGTAGAAGTGGAGATCAAAGTCTAA
- the rplC gene encoding 50S ribosomal protein L3: protein MSGIIGKKIGMTSVYGVDGKNIAVTVIQAGPCVVTQVKTPDKDGYAAVQLGFDEKKEKHTSSALQGHFKNASTTPKRKVVEFGEFEESKNVGDTITVEIFSEGDFVDVVGTSKGKGFQGVVKRHGFSGVGMQTHGQHNRLRAPGSMGASSFPSRVFPGMRMAGRTGGSRVKIQNLQIVKVLADKNLLLVSGAVPGAKGSYVLIEK from the coding sequence ATGTCTGGTATCATTGGAAAAAAAATAGGAATGACCAGTGTTTACGGTGTAGATGGAAAGAACATCGCCGTAACGGTTATCCAAGCTGGACCTTGCGTTGTAACCCAAGTTAAGACTCCTGATAAGGATGGTTACGCTGCAGTGCAACTTGGTTTTGATGAAAAGAAAGAGAAGCACACCAGCTCTGCTCTGCAAGGTCATTTCAAAAACGCATCTACAACTCCAAAACGTAAAGTGGTTGAGTTTGGTGAGTTTGAAGAATCAAAAAATGTTGGAGATACTATCACAGTTGAAATTTTCAGCGAAGGAGATTTTGTAGACGTGGTAGGAACTTCAAAAGGTAAAGGTTTTCAGGGTGTTGTTAAACGCCATGGATTTAGTGGTGTCGGAATGCAAACACACGGACAACATAATCGTCTGCGTGCTCCCGGTTCTATGGGTGCATCTTCCTTTCCAAGTCGTGTATTTCCAGGTATGAGAATGGCTGGGCGTACTGGTGGATCTAGAGTGAAAATACAAAACCTTCAAATTGTTAAAGTTTTGGCCGATAAGAATTTGTTACTAGTGAGCGGTGCCGTTCCTGGAGCAAAAGGGTCTTATGTTTTAATTGAGAAATAA
- the rplD gene encoding 50S ribosomal protein L4 — MELKVYNISGQETAKKAKLNDEIFAIEPNDHAIYLDVKQYLANQRQGTHKSKQKHEVAYSSRKLHRQKGTGGSRKGSVKSPLFRHGGRVFGPEPRDYSFKLNKKLKALARKSALSYKAKGNGITIVENFSFDAPKTKQYLEILKNLKVENKKSLVVLAESNKNIYLSSRNLGGTKVVTASELNTYDILNANNLVLDEGSLTIIENILTK, encoded by the coding sequence ATGGAACTTAAAGTTTATAACATTTCCGGTCAGGAAACAGCAAAGAAGGCAAAATTGAATGATGAGATTTTTGCCATCGAACCAAATGATCATGCCATTTACTTGGATGTAAAACAATATTTGGCTAATCAACGTCAAGGAACTCATAAATCCAAACAAAAACATGAGGTAGCTTACTCTAGTCGTAAACTACACCGTCAAAAAGGTACAGGTGGATCTCGTAAGGGATCTGTAAAAAGTCCATTGTTTCGTCATGGTGGTCGTGTTTTTGGTCCTGAGCCTCGTGATTATTCATTTAAATTGAATAAAAAGCTTAAAGCTTTGGCAAGGAAATCTGCCTTGTCTTACAAAGCAAAAGGTAATGGAATTACGATTGTAGAAAACTTTTCATTTGATGCTCCAAAGACTAAGCAATACTTAGAGATTTTGAAGAATTTGAAGGTTGAAAACAAAAAATCCTTAGTAGTACTTGCAGAATCAAATAAAAACATATATTTGTCGTCCCGAAATTTAGGGGGTACTAAAGTTGTAACTGCTTCAGAATTAAACACTTACGATATTTTGAATGCAAATAATTTGGTACTTGACGAAGGCAGTTTGACGATTATTGAGAATATTTTGACCAAATAA
- the rplW gene encoding 50S ribosomal protein L23 — MDIIIKPIITEKRTLKSEKLNEYGFVVNPDANKVEIKSAVEKMYGVTVERVNTLVTLGKMRSRSTRSKVTYGKNSNLKKAIVKLKAGDTIDFFASI; from the coding sequence ATGGATATCATTATTAAGCCAATTATCACCGAAAAACGTACGTTGAAATCGGAAAAATTGAACGAGTATGGTTTTGTGGTTAATCCAGATGCCAACAAAGTTGAAATTAAATCCGCTGTAGAAAAAATGTATGGAGTTACGGTTGAAAGAGTTAATACCTTGGTTACTCTTGGTAAAATGCGCTCTCGTAGTACACGTTCAAAAGTAACTTACGGTAAGAATTCCAATTTGAAGAAAGCTATTGTTAAGCTAAAAGCTGGTGATACAATTGATTTTTTCGCTTCAATCTAA
- the rplB gene encoding 50S ribosomal protein L2 gives MSLRKLKPVTPGTRFKLANGFQEITASKPEKSLLTSVKKSGGRNNEGKMTMRYIGGGHKKQYRIIDFKRNKFGIIGEVKTIEYDPNRSARIALVQYPDGEKRYILAPNGLKVGQKINAGPGAAPELGNALLLSEVPLGTTIHNIELRPGQGAILARSAGAYAQLAARDGKYATIKLPSGETRLILTACLATIGAVSNPDHNLEISGKAGRSRWLGRRPRNRPVAMNPVDHPMGGGEGRASGGHPRSRKGIPAKGYKTRKLKNSSNKYIISSRKK, from the coding sequence ATGTCGCTCAGAAAATTAAAACCTGTAACTCCTGGAACCCGCTTTAAATTAGCGAATGGTTTTCAAGAAATTACAGCTTCCAAGCCGGAAAAGAGTCTTTTGACCTCTGTGAAAAAATCCGGTGGTCGTAACAACGAAGGTAAGATGACCATGCGTTATATCGGTGGTGGTCACAAAAAGCAATACCGTATTATCGATTTTAAACGTAATAAATTTGGCATTATCGGTGAAGTAAAAACCATCGAGTACGATCCAAATCGTTCTGCTCGCATTGCGTTGGTTCAATATCCTGATGGTGAAAAGCGTTATATTCTTGCTCCAAATGGTTTGAAAGTTGGACAAAAGATTAATGCAGGTCCTGGTGCAGCACCTGAACTTGGTAATGCATTATTGCTTAGCGAAGTTCCACTGGGTACAACCATTCATAATATTGAATTACGTCCTGGTCAAGGTGCAATTTTAGCACGCAGCGCCGGTGCATATGCACAATTGGCTGCCCGTGATGGAAAATATGCTACCATTAAACTTCCTTCAGGTGAAACTCGTTTGATTTTAACTGCTTGTTTAGCTACTATCGGTGCTGTTTCAAATCCTGATCATAACTTGGAAATTTCCGGTAAAGCAGGTCGTAGCAGATGGTTAGGACGCAGACCAAGAAACCGTCCAGTAGCCATGAACCCAGTAGACCATCCAATGGGTGGTGGTGAAGGTAGAGCTTCAGGTGGTCACCCACGTTCACGTAAAGGAATTCCAGCTAAAGGTTATAAAACCCGTAAGCTAAAAAATTCTTCTAATAAGTATATTATCTCTAGCAGGAAAAAATAA
- the rpsS gene encoding 30S ribosomal protein S19: MSRSLKKGPFIDSHLENKVMKMVETGKKSVIKTWSRRSVISPDFVGQTIAVHNGNKFIPVYVTENMVGHKLGEFSPTRVFRGHAGNKKK; this comes from the coding sequence ATGAGCCGTTCACTAAAAAAAGGTCCATTTATTGATTCTCATCTTGAAAATAAGGTGATGAAAATGGTAGAAACTGGTAAGAAATCAGTTATTAAAACTTGGAGTCGTCGTTCTGTGATTTCTCCGGATTTTGTTGGACAAACAATTGCAGTACACAATGGTAATAAATTTATTCCGGTTTATGTTACTGAGAATATGGTAGGTCACAAATTGGGCGAATTCTCTCCAACTAGGGTGTTCCGTGGCCATGCCGGTAATAAAAAGAAATAA
- the rplV gene encoding 50S ribosomal protein L22, translated as MGKRKKMAAEARKEVKKKTAIAELNKVPTSPRKMRLMADLIRGKKVELALNILKYSAKESSNRLEKLLRSAIANWQAKNEGARIEDSGLFVKTIFVDSGFQMKRIRSAPQGRAHRIRKRSNHVTIILDTNTSSN; from the coding sequence ATGGGTAAGAGAAAAAAAATGGCTGCAGAGGCCAGAAAAGAAGTTAAGAAGAAAACAGCTATTGCTGAATTGAATAAGGTTCCAACCTCACCGCGTAAAATGCGTTTGATGGCTGACCTTATCAGAGGCAAAAAAGTTGAATTGGCGCTCAATATCTTAAAATATAGCGCTAAAGAATCTTCTAATCGTTTGGAAAAACTTCTACGTTCAGCAATTGCCAATTGGCAAGCTAAAAATGAAGGTGCACGTATCGAAGACAGTGGATTGTTTGTAAAAACAATTTTCGTAGACTCCGGTTTTCAAATGAAGCGAATTCGTTCGGCCCCTCAAGGACGTGCTCATCGTATTCGTAAACGTTCGAATCACGTGACTATTATTCTAGACACTAACACATCATCTAACTAA
- the rpsC gene encoding 30S ribosomal protein S3 has translation MGQKANPIGNRLGIIRGWDSNWYGGKKYADKIVEDDKIRNYLKARLPKGSISKIIIERTMKLITVTINTARPGVIIGKGGKEVDKLKEELKKLTQKEVQINIFEIKRPELDARLVADSIARQLEGRISFRRAIKMAIASTMRMGAEGVKIKTSGRLGGAEIARTEGYKEGRTPLHTFRADIDYATSEAHTTYGRIGVKVWICNGEVYGKRDLSPNIALLAQKASNNTGGGDRRDGGKGRGNDRGGNRGDRRNNNKKN, from the coding sequence ATGGGACAAAAGGCAAACCCAATAGGTAATAGGCTTGGTATCATCCGCGGATGGGACAGCAATTGGTATGGTGGAAAAAAGTACGCCGATAAAATTGTAGAAGACGATAAAATCAGAAATTATCTGAAAGCCCGTCTTCCAAAAGGTAGTATTTCGAAAATCATTATCGAAAGAACTATGAAATTAATCACCGTAACAATTAATACTGCTCGTCCGGGTGTTATTATTGGTAAAGGTGGTAAGGAAGTAGATAAGTTGAAAGAAGAGTTAAAGAAACTTACCCAAAAGGAAGTTCAAATTAATATCTTCGAAATTAAACGTCCGGAATTAGATGCTCGTTTAGTTGCAGATAGTATTGCACGTCAATTAGAAGGTCGTATTTCTTTCCGTAGAGCTATTAAAATGGCTATTGCTTCTACCATGAGAATGGGTGCTGAAGGCGTAAAGATTAAAACAAGCGGACGTTTAGGTGGTGCTGAGATTGCTCGTACGGAAGGTTATAAAGAAGGACGCACTCCTTTGCATACATTCAGAGCTGATATTGATTATGCTACATCTGAAGCACATACAACTTATGGTCGTATTGGTGTAAAAGTTTGGATTTGCAATGGTGAGGTTTATGGTAAACGTGATTTAAGTCCTAATATCGCTTTATTAGCTCAAAAAGCATCTAATAACACCGGTGGTGGCGATAGAAGAGATGGTGGCAAAGGTCGTGGTAACGATCGTGGCGGAAATCGCGGTGATCGTCGCAACAACAATAAAAAGAATTAA
- the rplP gene encoding 50S ribosomal protein L16, which yields MLQPKKTKFRKQHKMKMKGNATRGQELSFGSFGIKALEGAWVTSRQLEAARVAVTRFMKREGQIWIKVFPDKPITKKPLEVRMGKGKGAPEYWVAVVKPGCIIFEADGVPMETAKEALRLAAQKLPVTTRFIVRRDYDEATA from the coding sequence ATGTTACAGCCTAAAAAAACAAAATTCAGGAAGCAGCACAAAATGAAAATGAAGGGGAATGCCACTCGTGGGCAGGAATTATCCTTCGGTTCATTTGGAATTAAAGCTTTAGAAGGAGCTTGGGTAACTTCCCGTCAGTTGGAAGCAGCAAGGGTTGCTGTTACCCGTTTTATGAAAAGGGAAGGTCAAATTTGGATTAAAGTATTTCCAGATAAACCAATCACTAAAAAGCCTTTGGAAGTAAGGATGGGTAAAGGTAAAGGTGCCCCTGAATATTGGGTGGCAGTTGTTAAACCTGGTTGCATCATCTTCGAAGCTGATGGTGTTCCAATGGAAACTGCAAAAGAAGCTTTGAGACTTGCAGCTCAAAAATTACCTGTTACAACAAGATTTATTGTTCGCAGGGATTATGATGAGGCTACCGCTTAA
- the rpmC gene encoding 50S ribosomal protein L29, with product MKNEQIRELSTDELKDRIMEERAQLNRLKLSHAVSPIESPAKLTHTRKTIARLITELNKRLASNN from the coding sequence ATGAAAAACGAACAAATTAGAGAACTTTCCACAGATGAGTTGAAAGATAGGATTATGGAAGAAAGAGCACAATTGAACCGCTTAAAACTAAGCCATGCTGTTTCTCCTATTGAGAGTCCTGCTAAACTTACTCACACCCGTAAAACCATTGCCCGTTTGATCACGGAATTGAACAAACGATTGGCTTCAAACAACTAA
- the rpsQ gene encoding 30S ribosomal protein S17, whose translation MEATATVERNLRKERVGVVVSDKMDKTITVLVERKVKHPKYGKFVKTSNKFHAHDEKRDAHIGDTVKIMETRPLSKTKCWRLVEILERAK comes from the coding sequence ATGGAAGCAACAGCTACAGTAGAAAGAAACTTACGCAAAGAGAGAGTTGGTGTCGTAGTGAGCGACAAAATGGATAAAACCATTACCGTTCTTGTTGAGCGCAAAGTGAAACACCCAAAGTATGGGAAGTTTGTTAAAACAAGTAATAAATTTCACGCTCATGACGAGAAGCGTGATGCCCATATCGGTGATACGGTAAAAATTATGGAAACTCGTCCTCTCAGCAAAACAAAATGCTGGAGATTAGTAGAAATCCTAGAAAGAG